A genomic stretch from Calonectris borealis chromosome 6, bCalBor7.hap1.2, whole genome shotgun sequence includes:
- the PRPF40A gene encoding pre-mRNA-processing factor 40 homolog A isoform X10 has translation MQDEESGNLMLPEDTGGWGHLASLPRTIKMPGMMQSVMPGMMMSHMSQAAMQPTVPPGVNSMDAQVGVTPPGTQSSVLFRPQTTHPVVCAAQQTATTNSSVNEEHSKQKSTWTEHKSPDGRTYYYNTETKQSTWEKPDDLKTPAEQLLSKCPWKEYKSDSGKPYYYNSQTKESRWAKPKELEDLEAMIKAEENSTKPEESTPTTSAPAAAAEATNTTTTATTAAEAAAAVTTTTAASAATAAPEAESAAATSVVENESTGTAAAEEQGQATSTPAVQEQSGETAANAADDSSKQEASGDAASKKEDDDAQPVKKTYTWNTKEEAKQAFKELLKEKRVPSNASWEQAMKMIINDPRYSALAKLSEKKQAFNAYKVQTEKEEKEEARSKYKEAKESFQRFLENHEKMTSTTRYKKAEQMFGEMEVWNAISERDRLEIYEDVLFFLSKKEKEQAKQLRKRNWEALKNILDNMANVTYCTTWSEAQQYLMDNPTFAEDEELQNMDKEDALICFEEHIRALEKEEEEEKQKSLLRERRRQRKNRESFQLFLDELHEHGQLHSMSSWMELYPTISSDIRFTNMLGQPVFSSGSTALDLFKFYVEDLKARYHDEKKIIKDILKDKGFVVEVNTSFEDFVTVISSTKRATTLDAGNIKLAFNSLLEKAEAREREREKEEARKMKRKESAFKSMLKQATPPIELDAVWEDIRDRFVKEPAFEDITLESERKRIFKDFMHVLEHECQHHHSKNKKHSKKSKKHHRKRSRSRSGSESEDDDSHSKKKRQRSESRSVSERSSSAESERSYKKSKKHKKKSKKRRHKSDSPESDIEREKDKKERERESEKDRARQRSESKHKSPTKKRPGKDSGNWDTSGSELSEGELEKQRRTLLEQLDEDQ, from the exons AGCTCTGTTTTGTTTCGCCCTCAGACAACACATCCCGTAGTTTGTGCAGCCCAGCAAACTGCCACAACCAACAGTTCTGTTAATGAAGAGCACTCTAAACAG aaatCTACATGGACAGAACACAAATCACCTGATGGAAGAACATATTATTATAATACTGAAACAAAGCAGTCTACATGGGAGAAGCCAGATGATCTCAAAACACCCGCTGAG CAATTGTTGTCTAAGTGTCCCTGGAAAGAGTATAAATCGGATTCTGGAAAGCCCTACTATTATAATTCCCAAACAAAAGAATCGCGCTGGGCAAAACCCAAAGAGCTTGAGGATCTTGAAG CAATGattaaagctgaagaaaacag CACAAAACCCGAAGAATCGACTCCAACAAcatctgctccagctgctgcagcagaagccacAAACACAACCACCACAGCCACAACCGCTGCTGAAGCTGCTGCGGCTGTTACTACcaccactgctgcttctgcagcaacagcagccCCCGAAGCAGAATCTGCTGCAGCTACTTCTGTTGTAGAAAATGAGAGTACTGGCACAGCCGCAGCTGAGGAACAGGGACAAGCAACTTCTACACCTGCTGTGCAGGAACAGAGTGGAGAAACTGCAGCTAACGCAGCAGATGACTCTTCCAAGCAGGAGGCTTCGGGAGA TGCTGCTTCAAAGAAAGAGGACGATGATGCTCAACCAGTTAAAAAAACCTATACATGGAATACAAAAGAAGAAGCAAAGCAAGCATTTAAAGAACTgttaaaagaaaag CGAGTACCATCCAATGCTTCTTGGGAGCAAGCTATGAAAATGATCATTAATGATCCTAGATACAG TGCTTTGGcaaaattaagtgaaaaaaagcaagcctttaATGCTTACAAagttcaaacagaaaaagaagagaaagaagaagcaaGATCAAAATACAAAGAAGCTAAAGAATCCTTCCAGCGTTTTCTTGAAAACCATGAAAAGATGACATCCACAACAAGATACAA GAAAGCTGAACAAATGTTTGGAGAGATGGAAGTCTGGAATGCGATATCTGAGCGTGATCGTCTTGAAATTTATGAAGATGTCTTGTTTTTTCTGTCTAAGAAAGAGAAG gaacAAGCTAAACAGTTACGAAAGAGGAATTGGGAAGCTTTAAAGAACATACTAGATAATATGGCTAATGTCACTTACTGTACTACTTGGTCGGAGGCTCAGCAGTATCTGATGGACAATCCTACATTTGCAGAAGATGAGGAACTTCAGA ACATGGATAAGGAGGATGCACTGATCTGTTTTGAGGAACACATTAGGGCattggaaaaagaggaggaagaagaaaaacagaaaagtttgcTTAGAGAAAGAAGGCGGCAGCGTAAAAATAGAGAATCTTTTCAG CTATTTTTAGATGAACTGCACGAGCATGGACAATTACATTCAATGTCCTCTTGGATGGAGTTGTACCCAACCATAAGCTCTGACATCAGATTCACTAATATGCTTGGTCAACCTG TTTTTTCATCAGGATCAACAGCACTTGATCTTTTCAAGTTCTATGTTGAAGACCTGAAAGCACGTTACCATGATGAAAAGAAGATAATAAAAGATATCTTAAAG GATAAAGGATTTGTGGTTGAAGTGAATACTTCCTTTGAAGATTTTGTTACGGTCATCAGTTCAACTAAAAGAGCTACTACTTTAGATGCAGGAAATATCAAGCTGGCTTTCAACAGT CTGCTAGAAAAGGCAGAAGCCCgtgaaagagagagggaaaaagaagaagctCGCAAAATGAAGCGGAAAGAGTCTGCCTTCAAGAGTATGTTGAAGCAAGCTACTCCTCCCATTGAATTGGATGCTGTCTGGGAAGAT ATCAGAGATAGATTTGTGAAGGAACCAGCATTTGAAGACATCACTCTGgagtctgaaagaaaaagaatatttaaagatTTCATGCATGTACTAGAG CACGAGTGTCAGCATCATCAttcaaagaacaagaaacatTCTAAAAAGTCTAAAAAACATCACAGGAAGCGATCACGTTCTCGTTCG GGCTCGGAGTCTGAGGATGATGATAGCcattcaaagaagaaaaggcagcGTTCAGAATCTAGATCAGTTTCTGAGCGTTCTTCCAGCGCAGAATCTG AGAGAAGTTACAAGAAGtcaaaaaaacacaagaaaaagagcaagaagcgAAGACATAAGTCT GATTCACCAGAATCGGATATTGAacgagaaaaagacaaaaaagaaagagagagagagagcgaaaaggaTAGAGCTAGACAAAGATCGGAATCAAAACATAAATCTCCTACTAAAAAACGACCTGGAAAAGATTCT GGGAACTGGGACACTTCTGGCAGTGAACTGAGTGAAGGGGAGTTGGAAAAACAGAGGAGGACTCTTTTGGAACAACTGGATGAAGATCAATGA
- the PRPF40A gene encoding pre-mRNA-processing factor 40 homolog A isoform X11, with amino-acid sequence MGSLGQPAKDNKDAWNDAVSNAWNDDVSHVSSCYAAYGSGVTPPGTQSSVLFRPQTTHPVVCAAQQTATTNSSVNEEHSKQKSTWTEHKSPDGRTYYYNTETKQSTWEKPDDLKTPAEQLLSKCPWKEYKSDSGKPYYYNSQTKESRWAKPKELEDLEAMIKAEENSTKPEESTPTTSAPAAAAEATNTTTTATTAAEAAAAVTTTTAASAATAAPEAESAAATSVVENESTGTAAAEEQGQATSTPAVQEQSGETAANAADDSSKQEASGDAASKKEDDDAQPVKKTYTWNTKEEAKQAFKELLKEKRVPSNASWEQAMKMIINDPRYSALAKLSEKKQAFNAYKVQTEKEEKEEARSKYKEAKESFQRFLENHEKMTSTTRYKKAEQMFGEMEVWNAISERDRLEIYEDVLFFLSKKEKEQAKQLRKRNWEALKNILDNMANVTYCTTWSEAQQYLMDNPTFAEDEELQNMDKEDALICFEEHIRALEKEEEEEKQKSLLRERRRQRKNRESFQLFLDELHEHGQLHSMSSWMELYPTISSDIRFTNMLGQPVFSSGSTALDLFKFYVEDLKARYHDEKKIIKDILKDKGFVVEVNTSFEDFVTVISSTKRATTLDAGNIKLAFNSLLEKAEAREREREKEEARKMKRKESAFKSMLKQATPPIELDAVWEDIRDRFVKEPAFEDITLESERKRIFKDFMHVLEHECQHHHSKNKKHSKKSKKHHRKRSRSRSGSESEDDDSHSKKKRQRSESRSVSERSSSAESERSYKKSKKHKKKSKKRRHKSDSPESDIEREKDKKERERESEKDRARQRSESKHKSPTKKRPGKDSGNWDTSGSELSEGELEKQRRTLLEQLDEDQ; translated from the exons AGCTCTGTTTTGTTTCGCCCTCAGACAACACATCCCGTAGTTTGTGCAGCCCAGCAAACTGCCACAACCAACAGTTCTGTTAATGAAGAGCACTCTAAACAG aaatCTACATGGACAGAACACAAATCACCTGATGGAAGAACATATTATTATAATACTGAAACAAAGCAGTCTACATGGGAGAAGCCAGATGATCTCAAAACACCCGCTGAG CAATTGTTGTCTAAGTGTCCCTGGAAAGAGTATAAATCGGATTCTGGAAAGCCCTACTATTATAATTCCCAAACAAAAGAATCGCGCTGGGCAAAACCCAAAGAGCTTGAGGATCTTGAAG CAATGattaaagctgaagaaaacag CACAAAACCCGAAGAATCGACTCCAACAAcatctgctccagctgctgcagcagaagccacAAACACAACCACCACAGCCACAACCGCTGCTGAAGCTGCTGCGGCTGTTACTACcaccactgctgcttctgcagcaacagcagccCCCGAAGCAGAATCTGCTGCAGCTACTTCTGTTGTAGAAAATGAGAGTACTGGCACAGCCGCAGCTGAGGAACAGGGACAAGCAACTTCTACACCTGCTGTGCAGGAACAGAGTGGAGAAACTGCAGCTAACGCAGCAGATGACTCTTCCAAGCAGGAGGCTTCGGGAGA TGCTGCTTCAAAGAAAGAGGACGATGATGCTCAACCAGTTAAAAAAACCTATACATGGAATACAAAAGAAGAAGCAAAGCAAGCATTTAAAGAACTgttaaaagaaaag CGAGTACCATCCAATGCTTCTTGGGAGCAAGCTATGAAAATGATCATTAATGATCCTAGATACAG TGCTTTGGcaaaattaagtgaaaaaaagcaagcctttaATGCTTACAAagttcaaacagaaaaagaagagaaagaagaagcaaGATCAAAATACAAAGAAGCTAAAGAATCCTTCCAGCGTTTTCTTGAAAACCATGAAAAGATGACATCCACAACAAGATACAA GAAAGCTGAACAAATGTTTGGAGAGATGGAAGTCTGGAATGCGATATCTGAGCGTGATCGTCTTGAAATTTATGAAGATGTCTTGTTTTTTCTGTCTAAGAAAGAGAAG gaacAAGCTAAACAGTTACGAAAGAGGAATTGGGAAGCTTTAAAGAACATACTAGATAATATGGCTAATGTCACTTACTGTACTACTTGGTCGGAGGCTCAGCAGTATCTGATGGACAATCCTACATTTGCAGAAGATGAGGAACTTCAGA ACATGGATAAGGAGGATGCACTGATCTGTTTTGAGGAACACATTAGGGCattggaaaaagaggaggaagaagaaaaacagaaaagtttgcTTAGAGAAAGAAGGCGGCAGCGTAAAAATAGAGAATCTTTTCAG CTATTTTTAGATGAACTGCACGAGCATGGACAATTACATTCAATGTCCTCTTGGATGGAGTTGTACCCAACCATAAGCTCTGACATCAGATTCACTAATATGCTTGGTCAACCTG TTTTTTCATCAGGATCAACAGCACTTGATCTTTTCAAGTTCTATGTTGAAGACCTGAAAGCACGTTACCATGATGAAAAGAAGATAATAAAAGATATCTTAAAG GATAAAGGATTTGTGGTTGAAGTGAATACTTCCTTTGAAGATTTTGTTACGGTCATCAGTTCAACTAAAAGAGCTACTACTTTAGATGCAGGAAATATCAAGCTGGCTTTCAACAGT CTGCTAGAAAAGGCAGAAGCCCgtgaaagagagagggaaaaagaagaagctCGCAAAATGAAGCGGAAAGAGTCTGCCTTCAAGAGTATGTTGAAGCAAGCTACTCCTCCCATTGAATTGGATGCTGTCTGGGAAGAT ATCAGAGATAGATTTGTGAAGGAACCAGCATTTGAAGACATCACTCTGgagtctgaaagaaaaagaatatttaaagatTTCATGCATGTACTAGAG CACGAGTGTCAGCATCATCAttcaaagaacaagaaacatTCTAAAAAGTCTAAAAAACATCACAGGAAGCGATCACGTTCTCGTTCG GGCTCGGAGTCTGAGGATGATGATAGCcattcaaagaagaaaaggcagcGTTCAGAATCTAGATCAGTTTCTGAGCGTTCTTCCAGCGCAGAATCTG AGAGAAGTTACAAGAAGtcaaaaaaacacaagaaaaagagcaagaagcgAAGACATAAGTCT GATTCACCAGAATCGGATATTGAacgagaaaaagacaaaaaagaaagagagagagagagcgaaaaggaTAGAGCTAGACAAAGATCGGAATCAAAACATAAATCTCCTACTAAAAAACGACCTGGAAAAGATTCT GGGAACTGGGACACTTCTGGCAGTGAACTGAGTGAAGGGGAGTTGGAAAAACAGAGGAGGACTCTTTTGGAACAACTGGATGAAGATCAATGA